In the Mesorhizobium sp. M1D.F.Ca.ET.043.01.1.1 genome, CGAGGGTGCTCTACGGCGCCCCCCTCTGTCCTGCCGGACATCTCCCCCACTAGGGGGGAGATTGATCCGTCGCCGGCGGTTTCGCCAATCGCAGACGTCGAAACATGCGGGTTGGCTCCAGAAGGGGAGCCAGCGGCGAGGCTGCTAATCTCCCCCCTTGTGGGGGAGATGTCCGGCAGGACAGAGGGGGGCGCGAAGGAATGCCAGCTTGCAAGAGAGGCTAATTGCCGCTCCGACAAGTTCGTTGTGTGCGCCTCGCGGCCCTTCTCTGCGACCATCCTGAGCGCTGCCACGGTAATGTCTCGCGCGGCATCCGCACCGACCGTTGCGAGAAGCTTTGCAGTTCGGCCATCGCCGGCAACCGATACGCTCCAACGAACATCCTCGCCTGCCCGCATCGCTGTCAGCCTCACGTCAGCCGTCACCGCCTCCACGCCCAATTGCCCGCCACCATCGACGACCACCGACACCTTCGGCCCCAGCCGCGCCGTCAGCCCGGCTTCTTCAATCGCCGTCCTGATCCGCTCAGCCAACGGACGGGGGTCTGCAATCTCCAGCGGATCGATCCCCGCCAGTGGCCCGGTCTCAACGGGCACTCCGGTGCGCACCGCAATCCCCAGCGCATCCACTTCCGCCGCCAGCAACTTGGCGCTTTCGCTCGTCAAACCGCGGATCTGCAGGCTGCCGCGCGCGGTTACTTCCATGATGCCGTTGCCATGGCGCAAGGCCGATTCACCGAGTCCGATCAGGGACTTCGGCGCAAGTCCTCCTGCGATCGGATTGAGCCGCACCAGCAGCCCGTCGCCGGTTTGCATCGGGGCGCTCAAGGCAGGGCAGGCACCGCGCCGCGAGAAGGCATTCATGCCGCCACTCCGCTTGCCTGGGCTTCGGCGATCAAGGCGGCGAGGTCGTCGTCGATCGAATTGCGAAGCGGATGCCAGAGGCCGCGACGCCGCGCGGAGAGAAAGCGCTCGGCGATGACCTTGGCGGCGGCCGGGTTCTCGCGCAGCAGGAAGGCGCGGACGTCTGCGTCGCCAACATAGGCGTCATGCACGGCTTCGATCAGCGCGCCCGAAATGGCATGCGTGGTCTCGGCGAAGCCGACGAGGCGGTCGACCGTTTCCGCGAATTCCGAGGCGCCGCGCGGGCCGTGGCGCATCTGGCCGGCGATGAAGCGCGGGTTGACCGCGCGGGCACGCACGACGCGGGCCACCGCTTCGCCGACAGAACGCGGCTTGGGCTTCGTCGGATCGGTCGTGTCGAGCACGATGAGGTCGGCATTCCGGCCGAGCGCGGCAAGAGCCGCCGAAAACCCGCCGATGAAGGCGACATCGGCCGAGCCTTCGAGGATGTCGCGGCCCGGGTCATCGCCGGTGTGGACGAGCAGGTCGGCCTCGGCGACGCGGCCCTCGAAGGCGCCGGGCGCGGAGACCGCTTCGCCGTCGGCGCCGCCGTAGGCGTGCGAGGTGGCATCGAGATAGGCGCGGCCGATCTCCTCGCGCACGCCCCATTCGCCGCGCGACAGCAGATCCTCGACGCCGGCCCCATAGGTGCCGGGCGAGGTGCCGAAAATGCGGGGCTCGACCTTGCCCTGGATGCGGGTCGCGGCGGCGAGCGGGTTTTCTGAATCGTCCTCGTCGCGGCTGGCAACCGCATTGGCGGCTGCATCAATCAAAGCGATCTGGGTCGGGAACATGTCGCGGAACAGGCCGGAGATCCGCCAGGTGACGTCGACGCGCGGGCGGCCAAGCGCAGCCGGCGGCAGCACCTCGATGCCGGTGACGCGACCCGTTGCGGCATCCCATTGCGGCCGGCAGCCCATCAGTGCCAACCCTTGCGCAATCTCCTCTCCGCCGGTGCGCAAGGAGGCTGAACCCCAGAGGTCGATGACCAGCGAGCGCGGCCAGTCGCCATGGCTTTGCATATAGCTGCGCACGACTTCTTCCGCCGCCGCCTGGCCGAGATCACAGGCGGTCGGCGTCGGCATGGTGCGCGGGTCGGAGGTGAAGAGGTTGCGGCCGGTGGGCAGCACGTCGGAACGGCCGCGCGCTGGCGCGCCGGCCGGGCCTGCCTTGACGTGGCGACCGTCGAGTGCCGCCAGCAGTGCAGCCCTTTCCGCTTCGGCGCTTTGCCGGCGCGACGGATCGACCTCGCCATCCGGCGAGCGGCCATAGATATGCAGTCCGTCCTTGACGGCGAAATCCTTGAGGTCGCAAAGCCAGGC is a window encoding:
- the cobG gene encoding precorrin-3B synthase encodes the protein MNAFSRRGACPALSAPMQTGDGLLVRLNPIAGGLAPKSLIGLGESALRHGNGIMEVTARGSLQIRGLTSESAKLLAAEVDALGIAVRTGVPVETGPLAGIDPLEIADPRPLAERIRTAIEEAGLTARLGPKVSVVVDGGGQLGVEAVTADVRLTAMRAGEDVRWSVSVAGDGRTAKLLATVGADAARDITVAALRMVAEKGREAHTTNLSERQLASLASWHSFAPPSVLPDISPTRGEISSLAAGSPSGANPHVSTSAIGETAGDGSISPLVGEMSGRTEGGAVEHPRSPISLVALSKSNALGIGLPFGSMPAQNLVELVGQALQLGTTEIRLAPGRALIFLGLSPTACASLQASAATLGFVTSPADPRTRIAACPGTPACASGRIATRAIAETIAKESPDIFDTSLTLHISGCAKGCAHPRPAMLTLVGDENGAGLVVDGTAKALPAGYRPGYDAAQGIGGILAAVRAQRLQGETAAACLTRLGAAGIAELYRRNQ